One genomic window of Phycisphaeraceae bacterium includes the following:
- a CDS encoding bifunctional 5,10-methylenetetrahydrofolate dehydrogenase/5,10-methenyltetrahydrofolate cyclohydrolase: MTARIIDGKALAESYRRQIAARVDQVRARGGRVRLDAVLVGSVDSASHVYASNQGRTCAELGIEYKLHALPDGAGFDDIAGRVLLLNTQDEATAIMVHVPLPDGIDPYSIQRLIAPEKDVEGVNPANIGNIVYGRSSLAPCTALATVRMIDAATAQPEAGASSGAIGATSAGEGVGGALRGKVAVCIGAGDVVGKPIAVMLMRREATVVSCNKWSPRIKELANAADILVAAAGVPGLITAGMVKPRAIVVDVGVSRVPGPDGKMRTVGDVAFEEVKQVAGWVSPVPGGVGPMTVAMLLLNVVEAAERVWGVR, from the coding sequence ATGACCGCACGCATCATCGACGGCAAGGCCCTGGCCGAGTCCTACCGCAGGCAGATCGCCGCGCGTGTCGACCAGGTCCGGGCCCGCGGCGGTCGTGTCCGCCTCGACGCCGTCCTCGTCGGTTCAGTCGACAGCGCGTCGCACGTCTACGCCAGCAACCAGGGACGCACCTGCGCTGAACTGGGTATCGAATACAAGCTCCACGCCCTGCCCGACGGCGCCGGCTTCGACGACATCGCCGGCCGCGTCCTGCTGCTCAACACCCAGGACGAGGCGACCGCGATCATGGTCCACGTCCCCCTCCCCGATGGCATCGATCCCTACTCGATCCAGCGGCTGATCGCCCCTGAGAAGGACGTCGAAGGCGTCAACCCGGCCAATATCGGCAACATCGTCTACGGCCGCTCCTCGCTCGCTCCCTGCACCGCCCTTGCCACCGTTCGAATGATCGATGCGGCCACCGCTCAGCCGGAGGCCGGAGCCTCGTCCGGAGCCATTGGGGCAACGAGTGCAGGAGAGGGGGTGGGGGGGGCGCTCCGTGGTAAGGTCGCCGTGTGCATCGGCGCCGGTGATGTCGTCGGCAAGCCCATCGCCGTCATGCTCATGCGCCGGGAGGCCACGGTCGTCTCCTGCAACAAGTGGTCCCCCCGGATCAAGGAGCTTGCCAACGCGGCAGACATCCTTGTGGCCGCCGCGGGCGTCCCCGGTCTGATCACCGCCGGTATGGTCAAGCCCAGGGCCATCGTCGTCGACGTCGGCGTCAGCCGCGTCCCAGGCCCTGACGGCAAGATGCGCACCGTCGGTGACGTCGCCTTTGAGGAAGTAAAGCAGGTCGCCGGGTGGGTCAGCCCCGTGCCGGGTGGGGTCGGGCCGATGACCGTCGCGATGCTCCTGCTCAACGTCGTCGAGGCAGCGGAACGCGTCTGGGGCGTCCGCTGA